The Chitinophagaceae bacterium genome contains the following window.
TATAGGTAACTATAACACTCAAAAAATCATTTTTAGATATATATAAGTCCAATAACTCTTTTTCTGTAATAAGGGATTGCTTATAATCTTTTTTTATTTCGTATAGTTCTGCAAGTATTTTAAGACCTTTTACATATGGAATATTATTCTTTTTTAAGCTATCTACTAGTGTTTTTTGATAATACAAGGATTTATCTATATCATTTACTTTATAGTAAGCAAAAGAAATATCAGAATATAATTGATAATTATTAGGATCTATCTCTATTGCTTTTTCGTAATATTCAATAGCTTTGAGATAGGACTTATTTTCTGAATATCTATTTCCTATTTTAGTAAAATAGTTCGCTTTTTGTTTATCGTTACTGCTGTTGTTTAGCAAATAAAACAAATCACTCAATGATTGAGCATATATATGAGAAGATAAACAGAATAATAAAAAAAATATACATATTTTTAGAAATCTAAAAGAATATGGAGCGTGTTGAAGAGACATAATATTTCAATTTAAATAATAAAATATAAATAGCATACATTGAAAGTAAATATAAATAATAAGTAAAGAAAACTCATTTATGCAAGATGTAAAATATATTACATTTTTCATTATTTTTTTTGGGGTTATTTATACTCATATTTTCATGTTTTAAAAAACACATTTGATAATCAAAGCTTTATAATTTTTTTAGTTATTCTATTGTTAAAAGAATGTTTATTGATGATGAAAAATACTTTAATTATCTTGATTTTCATAACGGGTAGCATCTCTTTTAATTTTTTTCTCAATGTTTTTATGAAATGCCTCTGTAATATCTATGTTTGTTTGGTTTGCCAAACACAGTAAAACCCAAAGCACATCTGCAATTTCTTCCTCAAGGGTAGAGTTTAAATCGGATTCTTTATAGGTCTGTTCCCCGTATTTTCTCGATATAATTCTCGCAAGTTCTCCCACTTCTTCTGTTAAAAGAGCCATATTGGTCAACTCACTAAAGTATTTCTTTCCATATACCTGTATCCATTCATCTACTTTTTCTTGTGCCTCTCTGATACTTATATCCATTTTTATGTAACGTGATTTTTAAAATTTTTTTTCTTATAAAGAAGTGCTATAAAAAGAAAGTATTTTTTTTACAAGTGTTTTTTATAGTAGTTCCTAACGGTTTCGGACTTTGCTTTCGGGAGAGTTTCGTAACCACAAAGCTTCAAATTTTTTTGTCAGCTCTCCTACGAAAACTCGTGTCATCGGTTGTTTTCTTCTCTGCCGTCAATTTTCATTATCGTCTTGTTCAACGTGTAAAATGTGTAGTAATCTATGAATTATAGGTGCAAAGAAAACTGCTGTTATACTCAAAAATGCAACTCCGCTATACAAAGCGTAAATAGATGAAAATATTTTGGCTGAAGATGAATCCATTTCTACAACTGGTCCCATACCCGTCAAAATCATACAAGCCATATAGAAACTGTCAAGCCAAGATATTTTTCCAAAATAGTGATAACCAATCGTCCCAAGTAAAACAGAAAATACTATTAAGCTTAAAGCAAAAAGTCCGTAACGCACAATTCTAAATAAGAAATGGGGTAATGGGGTTACTTTCTGCTTACGGTTTTCTAATTTCATTTCTTTCTCAATTCTTTCATTAGTTCCTCGAGATAGTCGGTCTGAACTTCTTGAATTTCTAAAAGTTTTTTGTTTTGATGAACTAATAAGTGATCAATTTTTTTACTCAACAGCTTTATTTCAAGCTCTGCTTTTAGATTAATTTTATAGTCGTGTTCCCCCCTTTGTCTGTCTTTTTGTTCTTGTCTGTTTTGGCTCATCATAATAATTGGGGCTTGAATGGCAGCCAAACAAGAAAGAATGAGATTAAGTAGTATAAAAGGAAATGGATCGAAAGGCTTTGTTGCTAAAAAACAAATATTAACTAACATCCAAAGTAAAATGAATGAGAAAAATGTAATGATAAAAGTCCAACTACCACCGAATGCGGCAACCTTGTCGGCAAGTCTTTGCCCGAAA
Protein-coding sequences here:
- a CDS encoding DUF1003 domain-containing protein, with amino-acid sequence MKTSHISKKEIQKGEEVKGRDVREGIFKLIKSGFPDFDEDDFITIAELNQYRRLYLTSLIMQEKRELAVIDRDVMESIQNNSILSENIQDEIEDELTFGQRLADKVAAFGGSWTFIITFFSFILLWMLVNICFLATKPFDPFPFILLNLILSCLAAIQAPIIMMSQNRQEQKDRQRGEHDYKINLKAELEIKLLSKKIDHLLVHQNKKLLEIQEVQTDYLEELMKELRKK
- a CDS encoding nucleotide pyrophosphohydrolase, translated to MDISIREAQEKVDEWIQVYGKKYFSELTNMALLTEEVGELARIISRKYGEQTYKESDLNSTLEEEIADVLWVLLCLANQTNIDITEAFHKNIEKKIKRDATRYENQDN